In the Enterococcus saigonensis genome, one interval contains:
- a CDS encoding FecCD family ABC transporter permease, with amino-acid sequence MKTNRFALIWGILIIATFFLLFFSLTNGAADISIREVTNAFFHFDKGNQAQQIIVNLRLPRVIGAFLVGSAFSLGGAVMQGVTRNPLADAGLLGINSGASLGLALVFILWPKASINRTIWFSFAGAFFAAFLIFLVSRRTITTLTPTRLILAGVAISSLFSALSQALSLIFDLQQDIAFWFVGGVANITWEQLQQVWFLYLFAIIGSLFFARGINLLLLGDDNALALGKKPGRIRFFTLLFVVILAGIAVALVGPISFIGLMVPHVMRYFTGDNYRRLLPLVLVGGGLFVVFADLLARLLNPPFETPLGLLITIVGVPFLLLKIWRSQS; translated from the coding sequence ATGAAGACTAATCGTTTTGCTTTGATATGGGGAATTTTAATCATAGCCACTTTCTTTCTTTTATTTTTCTCATTAACTAATGGGGCTGCTGATATTTCTATTCGTGAAGTTACGAATGCATTTTTCCACTTTGACAAAGGCAATCAAGCGCAACAAATAATTGTGAACTTACGTTTACCTCGCGTTATTGGTGCTTTTTTAGTTGGTAGTGCATTTTCTTTAGGTGGGGCAGTCATGCAAGGTGTAACTAGAAATCCATTAGCAGATGCTGGTTTGTTAGGGATTAATAGTGGTGCTTCATTAGGGTTGGCACTTGTTTTTATTTTGTGGCCTAAAGCTTCGATTAACCGAACAATTTGGTTTTCTTTTGCAGGTGCTTTTTTCGCCGCTTTTTTAATTTTTTTGGTCAGTCGCCGTACAATTACTACTTTGACTCCCACACGTCTTATTTTGGCTGGTGTGGCGATTAGCAGTCTCTTTTCTGCACTTAGTCAAGCATTATCTTTGATATTTGACTTACAACAAGATATTGCATTTTGGTTTGTCGGCGGTGTTGCAAATATTACTTGGGAACAACTTCAACAAGTTTGGTTCCTTTATTTATTTGCGATAATAGGTAGTTTATTTTTTGCTAGAGGTATTAATTTATTGCTTTTAGGTGATGACAATGCGTTGGCTTTAGGGAAAAAACCGGGACGAATTCGCTTTTTCACATTACTATTTGTTGTCATTTTGGCTGGAATTGCAGTAGCACTAGTCGGACCTATTAGTTTTATCGGACTGATGGTTCCTCATGTTATGCGCTATTTTACAGGGGATAATTATCGTAGATTATTACCGTTAGTCTTAGTTGGTGGTGGCCTATTTGTTGTTTTTGCGGACTTGTTGGCACGCTTGTTAAATCCACCTTTTGAAACTCCTTTGGGTCTGCTCATAACCATTGTCGGAGTTCCTTTTTTACTCCTAAAGATTTGGAGGAGTCAATCGTGA
- a CDS encoding FecCD family ABC transporter permease, with translation MKKKYIYSIFSVLLFFSLVINILFGRQILNLTDIFALMTGNASTTLELTVFELRLPRTILAALGGAGLGAAGYLLQGVTRNDLADASLLGINSGAGFFVLIYLGFFAQGSGFLLPVLALAGGLLAVFAVYGIAHQRGPFLALDKLLLAGIAVNAGFGALTLLGTIRVAPDRYRFVTNWLAGSLWGASWSYVLILLGWLVLLIGITLVQLPYLDLLQLNDEQALGIGVKVRRVRLRFLFLGAALAASCVAFCGNLAFVGLLAPHITKTLLKGRTRQRFPLTLLIGALIVLVADTLGRLILTSGELPAGVMIAICGAPYFLILLIQKPRL, from the coding sequence GTGAAGAAAAAATATATTTATAGTATTTTTAGTGTTTTATTGTTTTTTTCCCTCGTGATTAATATTTTATTTGGACGACAGATCTTAAATCTAACAGATATATTTGCTTTAATGACAGGTAATGCTAGCACCACTTTAGAGTTAACTGTTTTTGAGTTAAGGTTGCCGCGAACAATTTTGGCTGCTTTAGGTGGTGCTGGACTTGGTGCAGCGGGATATTTATTGCAAGGGGTGACACGTAATGATTTAGCTGATGCCTCCTTACTAGGAATTAATAGTGGTGCTGGTTTTTTTGTTTTAATTTATCTTGGTTTTTTTGCACAAGGAAGTGGTTTTTTATTACCAGTGTTAGCATTAGCAGGAGGCTTGCTAGCTGTTTTTGCGGTATACGGTATTGCACATCAAAGGGGTCCATTTTTAGCTTTGGATAAATTATTATTAGCTGGTATTGCAGTGAATGCTGGTTTTGGAGCATTAACATTATTGGGAACGATTAGAGTTGCGCCAGATCGTTATCGTTTTGTAACCAATTGGCTGGCTGGCTCGCTATGGGGGGCAAGCTGGAGCTATGTTTTAATTCTGTTAGGTTGGCTTGTTCTTTTAATAGGTATTACACTGGTACAGTTACCGTATTTAGATTTATTGCAGTTAAATGATGAACAGGCATTGGGCATTGGTGTTAAAGTTCGTCGCGTCCGCCTTCGTTTTTTGTTTTTAGGAGCAGCTTTAGCAGCGAGTTGTGTAGCTTTTTGTGGAAACTTAGCTTTTGTTGGTCTTTTAGCACCTCATATTACAAAAACGTTATTAAAAGGACGCACGCGACAACGCTTCCCTTTGACTTTGTTAATTGGAGCACTAATTGTATTGGTTGCTGATACTTTAGGAAGATTAATTTTGACTAGCGGAGAGTTACCGGCTGGTGTGATGATAGCGATTTGTGGTGCACCTTATTTTTTAATTTTATTAATACAAAAGCCAAGGCTATAA
- a CDS encoding rhodanese-like domain-containing protein produces MSPIIIIDIVLIAILLGIGLNELYLRIMAKKSATTLEQEAFREGMRKAQVIDVREKDEFDAGHVLGARNIPYSVLKNSIGSIRKDQPVYIYDQKRAIAVRAANRLRKAGYTDIYLLKGGYQSWEGKVKKKNS; encoded by the coding sequence ATGTCTCCAATTATTATTATTGATATTGTTTTAATCGCAATTTTATTAGGAATCGGGCTTAATGAATTATACTTACGTATTATGGCGAAAAAATCTGCTACAACACTCGAACAAGAAGCTTTTCGTGAAGGGATGCGTAAAGCACAAGTGATTGATGTTCGTGAAAAAGATGAATTTGATGCTGGGCACGTTTTAGGTGCACGCAACATACCTTATTCTGTTTTGAAAAATTCAATTGGCAGTATTCGGAAAGATCAACCCGTGTATATTTACGATCAAAAAAGAGCGATTGCCGTTCGTGCTGCAAATAGATTGCGTAAAGCTGGCTATACAGATATTTACCTACTAAAAGGTGGGTATCAAAGCTGGGAAGGTAAAGTTAAAAAGAAAAATAGCTAA
- a CDS encoding galactokinase gives MTKNLHEIFNAKFGATPSGEYFAPGRINLIGEHTDYNGGYVFPSSITIGTYGLARKREDKKIRLYSENFPEKGIIEFTIDDLAFRKEHDWTNYPKGMIRFLKNDGFKIESGMEILFYGTIPNGAGLSSSASIELLTGVILQDLFNLDVKMIELVQIGKRVENKFIGVNSGIMDQFAIGMGQKDHAILLDTNTLEYELVPADFGEYVVAIMNTNKRRELADSKYNERRSECEEALSRLQTKLSIHSLGELSEEEFLNNTDLIADEILIKRAKHAVTENERTKKAKTALVNGDLELFGKLLNNSHASLQYDYEVTGIELDTLVDAAQKQPGVLGARMTGAGFGGCAIALVKANEFDRFTKNVKAAYKEKIGYDTDIYKASIDDGARKLK, from the coding sequence ATGACAAAAAATTTACACGAAATTTTTAATGCAAAATTTGGTGCTACCCCAAGTGGTGAATACTTTGCACCAGGTCGAATTAATCTTATTGGAGAACATACTGACTATAACGGAGGCTATGTTTTTCCGTCTTCAATTACAATTGGTACTTATGGGTTAGCACGCAAAAGAGAGGATAAAAAAATACGGCTTTATTCTGAAAATTTCCCAGAAAAAGGGATTATTGAATTTACAATTGACGACTTAGCATTTCGTAAAGAACACGATTGGACGAACTATCCTAAAGGGATGATTCGTTTTCTCAAAAATGATGGTTTTAAAATTGAAAGTGGCATGGAAATTCTTTTTTATGGTACTATTCCAAATGGAGCAGGTCTTTCATCTTCTGCATCAATAGAGCTTTTAACTGGCGTTATTTTACAAGACTTATTCAATCTTGACGTGAAAATGATTGAATTAGTTCAAATAGGAAAACGAGTAGAAAATAAATTCATTGGTGTTAACTCAGGTATTATGGACCAATTTGCTATTGGGATGGGGCAAAAAGATCATGCAATTTTACTCGATACAAATACATTGGAGTATGAATTGGTGCCAGCAGACTTTGGTGAGTACGTGGTAGCTATCATGAATACCAATAAACGTCGTGAATTAGCGGATTCGAAATACAATGAACGGCGCAGTGAATGTGAAGAGGCTTTGAGTCGCTTGCAAACAAAGTTATCAATTCATTCATTAGGAGAATTATCAGAAGAAGAATTTTTGAATAATACAGACTTAATTGCTGATGAAATCCTGATCAAACGAGCGAAACATGCGGTTACTGAAAATGAACGTACAAAAAAAGCGAAGACAGCATTGGTCAATGGTGATTTGGAATTATTTGGTAAATTACTAAATAATTCTCATGCATCTTTGCAGTATGATTATGAAGTAACAGGAATTGAATTGGATACTTTAGTGGACGCAGCGCAGAAACAACCCGGTGTATTAGGCGCGCGCATGACAGGAGCAGGCTTTGGTGGCTGTGCCATTGCCCTTGTTAAAGCAAACGAATTTGATCGTTTCACTAAAAATGTTAAAGCTGCTTACAAAGAAAAGATTGGCTACGATACAGATATTTACAAAGCAAGTATTGATGATGGTGCCCGTAAATTAAAATAA
- a CDS encoding AI-2E family transporter, translating to MKLYHNFIANIKLRRYGVLLSIILLLYLARSLMTPILLTFIFTYLAIHFIQLVQRFFKIKPILIVITLYGGTVFFLYIVLTKYIPILFHQTWHMVDTVVAFYDDQPTNSNQVLDWVLQYIQRSEFLDQLKGGASFIIGYLHDFGKLTVSLALSFLLSFFFSVELKKVKNFSKLFFSSDFGWYFQDIFYFAQKFTNTFGVVLEAQFFIAIVNTVITISGLAIMGFHQLPSLGLMVFFFSLIPVAGAIISSIPLSFIAYSQGGMWDLFFILLMILFIHILEAYVLNPKFMSSRTELPIFYTFVILLIAEQLFGIWGLIVGIPIFTFFLDVMNVKKISQSKT from the coding sequence TTGAAACTTTATCATAATTTTATTGCAAATATTAAACTAAGGCGCTACGGTGTATTATTAAGCATCATACTTTTGCTCTATCTCGCACGTAGCCTTATGACGCCAATCTTATTAACCTTCATTTTTACCTATTTAGCTATCCATTTTATTCAACTTGTCCAACGTTTTTTCAAAATCAAACCTATTTTGATTGTTATTACTCTTTACGGTGGCACAGTATTTTTCTTGTATATCGTATTAACCAAATATATTCCTATTTTATTCCATCAAACTTGGCATATGGTGGACACTGTTGTAGCTTTTTATGATGATCAACCAACAAACTCTAATCAAGTCCTCGACTGGGTTTTACAATATATTCAGCGAAGTGAGTTTCTTGATCAGCTAAAAGGCGGAGCCAGTTTTATCATTGGTTATCTTCATGATTTCGGTAAACTAACCGTTTCATTAGCGCTATCATTTTTACTCAGCTTCTTTTTTTCCGTCGAATTAAAAAAAGTGAAAAATTTTTCAAAATTATTTTTTTCTAGTGATTTTGGCTGGTATTTCCAAGATATATTTTACTTTGCTCAAAAATTTACCAATACTTTTGGTGTCGTTTTAGAAGCACAATTTTTTATTGCAATCGTAAATACAGTTATCACCATTTCAGGATTAGCAATTATGGGCTTTCATCAATTGCCTAGTCTGGGGTTGATGGTATTCTTTTTCAGTCTCATTCCCGTTGCTGGTGCTATTATTTCAAGTATACCACTATCATTTATTGCCTATTCTCAAGGCGGCATGTGGGATTTATTCTTTATTTTATTAATGATTTTATTTATCCATATTTTAGAAGCCTACGTTTTGAACCCAAAATTCATGTCAAGTCGCACAGAGCTACCGATCTTTTACACGTTTGTGATTCTTCTCATCGCAGAACAGCTTTTTGGAATTTGGGGATTAATTGTTGGAATTCCTATTTTTACTTTCTTTTTGGATGTTATGAATGTCAAAAAAATTTCTCAATCAAAAACCTAA
- a CDS encoding DUF3042 family protein, which produces MKKFVSGVLVGTLATVAAAGAFVTAVKKQVIDPIDEKEAMIEENRKKAMRKRVAR; this is translated from the coding sequence ATGAAAAAATTTGTATCTGGTGTTCTTGTTGGAACCTTAGCTACTGTTGCAGCAGCAGGCGCTTTTGTTACAGCTGTCAAAAAACAAGTAATCGATCCTATCGACGAAAAAGAAGCAATGATTGAAGAAAATCGTAAAAAAGCAATGCGTAAACGTGTTGCACGCTAA
- a CDS encoding 5-formyltetrahydrofolate cyclo-ligase: protein MEKKELRKKGIVKLHELALHKDKKKEKEIIILQLLFASSQWKKANRIGVIRATDIELDTEPIFQRAFQEEKKIVVPKAPQDRLLTFHLVDEHTQYYVSNFGVEEPLVAPIVEKNEIDLLIVPGVVFSSRGYRIGFGGGYYDRFLTDYKGQTISLVFSEQISDDWQPEKFDMPVSKIITDSRNEVAYE, encoded by the coding sequence TTGGAAAAAAAAGAATTACGTAAAAAAGGAATTGTGAAGTTACATGAACTTGCTCTTCATAAAGATAAAAAAAAGGAAAAGGAAATTATTATTTTGCAATTATTATTTGCAAGTAGTCAATGGAAAAAAGCTAATCGTATTGGAGTAATTCGAGCAACAGATATCGAATTGGATACAGAGCCAATTTTTCAACGAGCTTTTCAAGAAGAAAAAAAAATAGTCGTACCAAAAGCACCTCAAGATCGGTTGTTGACGTTTCATCTGGTTGATGAACATACACAGTACTATGTCTCCAATTTTGGTGTAGAAGAGCCTTTAGTCGCACCAATCGTAGAAAAAAATGAAATTGATTTGCTAATTGTACCGGGGGTTGTTTTTTCAAGTCGAGGATATCGAATTGGATTTGGTGGCGGATATTATGACCGTTTTTTAACAGATTATAAAGGCCAAACGATTAGTTTAGTTTTTAGTGAGCAGATTTCCGATGATTGGCAACCAGAGAAATTTGATATGCCAGTATCAAAAATAATTACTGACAGTAGAAATGAGGTTGCTTATGAATAA
- the galE gene encoding UDP-glucose 4-epimerase GalE gives MSILVLGGAGYIGSHAVDQLITKGYDVVVVDNLLTGHKEAIHKDACFYEGDVRDKAFLENVFKKETIDGVIHFAASSLVGESVEKPLKYFNNNVYGMQILLEVMQANNVKNIVFSSTAATYGEPKVVPIKETAETDPKNPYGESKLMMEKMMKWCDTAYGMKYVALRYFNVAGAKSDASIGEDHDPETHLVPIILQVALGQREALQIFGDDYKTPDGTCIRDYVQVEDLIAAHILALEYLKAGNDSNVFNLGSNNGYSVKEMLEAAREVTGKEIPAKVAPRRAGDPATLVAASDKAKEILGWQPAYTDIKAIIKTAWDWHVSHPHGYED, from the coding sequence ATGTCAATTTTAGTATTAGGAGGAGCAGGATATATTGGCTCTCATGCTGTTGATCAATTAATTACAAAAGGATATGACGTAGTAGTTGTAGATAATTTGTTAACTGGTCATAAAGAAGCAATTCATAAAGATGCTTGTTTTTATGAAGGAGATGTCCGCGATAAAGCCTTCTTAGAGAATGTTTTTAAAAAAGAAACAATTGATGGTGTAATTCATTTTGCAGCCAGTTCTTTAGTTGGCGAATCAGTAGAGAAACCATTGAAATATTTTAACAACAATGTTTATGGTATGCAGATTTTATTAGAAGTAATGCAAGCAAACAATGTGAAGAATATTGTCTTTTCTTCAACAGCGGCAACTTATGGTGAGCCAAAAGTTGTACCAATTAAAGAAACGGCAGAAACGGACCCTAAAAATCCTTATGGTGAAAGTAAATTGATGATGGAAAAAATGATGAAATGGTGTGATACAGCATATGGGATGAAGTATGTTGCTTTGCGTTATTTCAACGTTGCAGGAGCTAAATCAGATGCTTCAATTGGGGAAGATCACGATCCAGAAACGCACTTGGTTCCAATTATTTTACAAGTTGCTCTAGGTCAAAGAGAAGCGTTGCAAATCTTTGGTGATGACTACAAAACGCCAGATGGAACTTGTATTCGTGATTACGTTCAAGTAGAAGATTTAATTGCAGCACATATTTTAGCTTTAGAATATTTAAAAGCGGGTAATGATAGTAATGTCTTTAACCTTGGCAGCAATAATGGCTACTCCGTTAAAGAAATGCTTGAAGCAGCTAGGGAAGTTACAGGAAAAGAAATTCCAGCAAAAGTTGCGCCACGTAGAGCTGGAGACCCCGCAACACTTGTGGCTGCAAGCGATAAAGCAAAAGAAATTTTGGGGTGGCAACCAGCCTATACAGATATTAAAGCTATTATTAAAACAGCTTGGGATTGGCACGTCAGTCATCCTCATGGTTATGAAGACTAG
- a CDS encoding ABC transporter substrate-binding protein, protein MKKHQKVTSALVLLASLLLITACSSNNKETAKKESRILTDQLDHKVEIPNKPKRVIGSYLEDYLVALGEKPVAQWTVGGGSRQDYLSKDLKDIPLINYDLPYEDVLSYDPDLLLIESNGLVEGGKYEKYAKIAPTYVVKNGEKVTWQAKLTDIANVLNKQKKGEEVINDYDKLVAETKKNYTKKIEDKSIAVLWVTNNSAFMVADTRSSGDLLYQQLGFKVPDLTKEISEKATSDWSAVSLEKLAQINCDYLILVNSDQGAAMFKDSLWQNIPAVKNGNLWEFGPEKSWLYNGPIAYREMIEDIKSKLK, encoded by the coding sequence ATGAAAAAACATCAAAAAGTTACCTCTGCTTTAGTATTGTTAGCTAGTCTTTTATTAATTACTGCTTGTAGTTCTAACAATAAAGAAACTGCCAAAAAAGAAAGTCGAATTCTGACTGATCAATTGGATCATAAAGTGGAGATTCCAAATAAGCCAAAGCGAGTTATTGGTAGTTACTTAGAAGATTACCTCGTGGCATTAGGCGAAAAACCAGTAGCACAGTGGACGGTTGGTGGTGGCTCTCGGCAAGATTATTTAAGTAAAGATTTAAAAGATATTCCCTTAATTAATTATGACTTACCTTATGAGGATGTTTTATCCTATGACCCCGACTTATTATTAATTGAATCTAACGGTTTGGTTGAAGGAGGCAAATACGAAAAATATGCCAAAATCGCCCCCACCTATGTCGTTAAAAATGGCGAAAAAGTTACCTGGCAGGCTAAATTAACCGATATTGCCAATGTATTGAACAAACAAAAAAAAGGCGAAGAAGTCATTAATGACTATGACAAATTAGTAGCTGAAACAAAAAAGAATTATACTAAAAAAATAGAAGATAAATCCATTGCTGTTTTATGGGTAACAAATAACTCTGCTTTTATGGTTGCTGACACTCGTTCTAGTGGAGATCTTTTATATCAACAACTAGGTTTCAAAGTTCCAGATTTGACAAAAGAAATTAGTGAAAAGGCGACTTCAGATTGGTCAGCAGTGTCATTAGAAAAGTTAGCTCAAATTAATTGTGACTATTTAATTCTTGTTAACAGTGATCAAGGCGCAGCCATGTTCAAAGATTCCTTATGGCAAAACATTCCGGCAGTAAAAAATGGTAATTTGTGGGAGTTTGGCCCTGAAAAAAGCTGGCTTTATAACGGCCCTATTGCTTATCGCGAGATGATTGAAGATATTAAATCAAAACTGAAATAA
- a CDS encoding YqgQ family protein, whose amino-acid sequence METLYDVQQLFKRFGIYIYVGKRIYDIELMLIELKNLYDGRLIDHDTYLTCWRILKREHRIEESRQKG is encoded by the coding sequence ATGGAAACTCTTTACGATGTTCAGCAACTATTTAAACGTTTTGGAATATATATATATGTAGGCAAGCGTATTTATGATATCGAATTAATGTTAATTGAATTAAAAAATTTATACGATGGTCGCTTAATCGATCACGATACGTATCTAACTTGCTGGCGCATATTAAAACGGGAGCATCGCATTGAAGAAAGTCGTCAGAAAGGATAA
- a CDS encoding ABC transporter ATP-binding protein produces MTTLEAKEITVGYQKQIIIESLSLQLPVGKIIGLIGPNGSGKSTLLKTLARIMQPQKGGVMLNGVNIEMLPTKEVAQQIALLAQNTEQNLELTVKELVSYGRFPYQKGLRQLDKKDQEAVSWALSATGLASLEQRSLQALSGGQRQRVWLAMALAQDTDILILDEPTTFLDPAHQLEILQLLQKINQKYQKTIVMSIHDLNLASRFSDILIGLKQGEIIANGTPQNVMTPEILAQLFSIKAELTVDIKTEKPLLMNYELQGTEDED; encoded by the coding sequence ATGACTACCTTGGAAGCAAAAGAGATAACTGTTGGTTATCAAAAACAAATTATTATTGAATCGTTGTCGCTTCAATTACCCGTTGGGAAAATAATTGGTCTAATTGGACCAAATGGTAGTGGTAAATCGACATTATTAAAAACATTGGCTCGAATTATGCAACCTCAAAAAGGGGGAGTAATGTTAAACGGTGTTAATATCGAGATGCTCCCAACAAAAGAAGTCGCACAACAGATTGCCTTATTGGCGCAAAATACAGAACAAAATCTTGAGTTGACTGTTAAAGAGCTGGTTTCTTACGGACGTTTTCCTTACCAAAAAGGTTTACGGCAGTTAGATAAAAAAGATCAAGAGGCAGTTAGTTGGGCACTTTCTGCCACCGGTTTGGCTAGTTTAGAACAACGTTCATTACAAGCACTCTCTGGTGGACAGCGGCAACGCGTTTGGTTAGCAATGGCGTTAGCGCAAGATACAGATATTTTAATTTTGGATGAGCCAACAACATTTTTAGACCCAGCTCACCAGCTTGAAATTTTGCAATTGCTTCAAAAAATCAATCAAAAATATCAAAAAACTATCGTTATGTCTATTCATGATTTAAATTTAGCTTCGCGTTTTTCAGATATTTTAATTGGTTTAAAGCAAGGAGAAATTATAGCCAATGGGACGCCACAAAATGTTATGACACCCGAAATTTTAGCCCAATTATTTTCCATCAAAGCGGAATTAACGGTGGATATAAAAACAGAAAAACCTCTTTTAATGAATTATGAATTGCAGGGGACAGAAGATGAAGACTAA
- a CDS encoding DUF488 domain-containing protein, with amino-acid sequence MVTIKRIYEDYDEKDGYRILVDRVWPRGIKKADAHLDKWLKEIAPSTELRKWFNHKPEKFQIFKEKYEVELQTEPAKSAVAELLTIIKKEEKVTLLYGAKDERCNQAAVLIEFLKCVS; translated from the coding sequence ATGGTTACAATAAAAAGAATTTATGAGGACTATGATGAAAAAGACGGATATCGCATTTTAGTTGATCGTGTTTGGCCACGGGGAATTAAAAAAGCAGATGCGCATTTAGACAAGTGGTTAAAAGAAATTGCGCCTTCAACTGAATTGCGAAAATGGTTCAATCACAAACCAGAAAAATTTCAAATATTTAAAGAGAAGTATGAGGTTGAGTTACAAACTGAACCTGCTAAATCAGCAGTGGCAGAATTGTTAACAATTATAAAAAAGGAAGAGAAAGTAACTTTATTATACGGAGCTAAAGATGAAAGGTGCAATCAAGCCGCTGTATTAATTGAGTTTTTAAAGTGCGTCTCATAG
- a CDS encoding ROK family glucokinase, which produces MDKKIIGIDLGGTTVKFAILTTAGEIQQKWSIETNILDEGSHIVPEIVNSINHHLGLYNMRPEDFIGIGMGTPGSVDRNAGTVIGAYNLNWTTLQPVKEQIEAGTKIPFAIDNDANVAALGERWLGAGENNPDVVFITLGTGVGGGIIAEGHLLHGVAGCAGEVGHVTVDPDGFQCTCGKKGCLETVSSATGVVRVARHLAEEYAGDSKLKAQLDEGYDISSKDVFEFAKAGDPFALMVVDKVCFYLGLACGNLGNTLNPSAIVLGGGVSAAGEFLRSRVEKYFAEFTFPQVTESTSIKLAQLGNEAGVIGAASLALDFVK; this is translated from the coding sequence ATGGACAAAAAAATTATCGGAATTGATTTAGGCGGTACGACAGTGAAATTTGCTATTTTAACGACCGCAGGAGAAATTCAACAAAAATGGAGTATTGAAACAAATATATTAGACGAAGGCAGTCATATTGTACCGGAAATAGTGAATTCTATTAATCACCATCTTGGCTTATATAATATGAGACCAGAAGATTTTATTGGTATTGGAATGGGGACTCCTGGGAGCGTCGATCGCAACGCTGGGACAGTTATTGGAGCTTACAACTTAAATTGGACAACGTTACAACCTGTTAAAGAACAAATTGAAGCAGGAACGAAAATACCATTTGCCATTGACAATGATGCTAATGTGGCAGCTCTTGGTGAACGTTGGTTAGGCGCTGGGGAAAATAATCCAGATGTTGTCTTTATTACACTTGGTACAGGTGTTGGTGGTGGTATTATCGCTGAAGGACATTTATTACATGGTGTAGCTGGTTGTGCAGGTGAGGTTGGCCATGTCACAGTTGATCCTGATGGTTTTCAATGTACTTGCGGGAAAAAAGGTTGTTTAGAAACAGTTTCTTCGGCCACAGGTGTCGTACGTGTAGCTCGCCATTTAGCTGAAGAATATGCTGGCGATTCTAAATTAAAAGCTCAATTAGATGAAGGTTATGATATTTCATCTAAAGATGTCTTTGAATTTGCTAAGGCGGGAGATCCATTTGCCTTAATGGTCGTTGATAAGGTTTGTTTTTATTTAGGTCTAGCCTGTGGGAATTTAGGTAATACTTTAAATCCGTCTGCGATTGTTTTGGGTGGAGGAGTTTCAGCTGCAGGTGAATTTTTACGTAGTCGTGTTGAAAAGTACTTTGCTGAGTTTACTTTTCCACAAGTGACAGAGAGTACCAGTATTAAGTTAGCACAACTAGGCAACGAAGCTGGCGTTATCGGCGCAGCTTCATTAGCATTAGATTTCGTGAAATAG
- a CDS encoding rhomboid family intramembrane serine protease, producing the protein MNKEWEITLKRWFNRPVVTYSFLAVQTVVYLLMFIPSLQIEAQGVMFGPFVAYFHQYWRFITPILIHFSLTHFAVNSIVLYFIGQQVEAIYGHWRFFILYLFSGVMGNAVSFAFNDAGIRSAGSSTSIFGVFGAFLLLGYYFRNNPAIQGMVRQFALFVGLSLLFGIFDRSIDIWGHVGGVIGGLLLGNVVALPQNHGRFSIHTRVISGLVFGFLLVICLLYGLKKYGLPV; encoded by the coding sequence ATGAATAAAGAATGGGAAATAACATTGAAACGCTGGTTTAATCGACCAGTGGTTACTTACAGCTTCTTGGCTGTCCAAACAGTTGTGTACCTGCTTATGTTTATTCCAAGTCTCCAAATTGAAGCACAAGGCGTCATGTTTGGTCCATTTGTAGCGTATTTCCATCAATATTGGCGTTTTATAACACCAATATTGATTCACTTTTCGTTAACGCATTTTGCTGTCAATTCAATTGTTTTGTATTTTATTGGACAGCAAGTTGAGGCGATTTATGGTCATTGGCGCTTTTTTATTTTGTATTTATTTAGTGGTGTAATGGGAAATGCAGTGAGTTTTGCTTTTAATGACGCTGGTATCCGTTCAGCGGGAAGCAGTACTTCGATTTTTGGTGTTTTTGGTGCCTTTTTATTGTTGGGCTATTATTTCCGAAATAATCCCGCAATTCAAGGAATGGTAAGACAATTTGCACTTTTTGTTGGACTTAGCCTATTATTTGGTATTTTTGATCGGTCTATTGATATTTGGGGGCATGTTGGCGGTGTTATCGGTGGCCTGCTATTAGGTAATGTCGTAGCATTGCCACAAAATCACGGGCGTTTTTCAATTCATACTCGTGTAATTTCCGGTCTTGTTTTTGGATTTCTTTTGGTGATTTGTCTTTTATATGGTTTAAAAAAATATGGATTGCCTGTATAA